One Bombus pyrosoma isolate SC7728 linkage group LG7, ASM1482585v1, whole genome shotgun sequence genomic window carries:
- the LOC122569799 gene encoding uncharacterized protein LOC122569799, producing the protein MIVRRCLALTVSTCLILSVKFDVVQAERWSRQVSNSEWIPLANPRATQTQLEQNSPATAPLASGSAQLPQLPQLSLPPALQQQYQEQLLQLQKTQENIQKLLLLQQQLRAQQQLLQSQTFLPSGFSNTDEEKQLHQVGLEGTQVADLSSEDLVPPLPASEALPPVFPAQNFLNQRPRPHSPTKQDTSLPQEFTNFSGQDIKNGQLLQQEQNIGNVGQIEKNQRQGTKQLKEPSQASLLPHGESGQDEEEEVQLVYVPAETLAQRGQPKRNRGRKQYPLRQQHQQQQQQQQQPQQPQQHHESPSVDTLHDQDAFARQILQQIQQEREEKAQFFKEERMKEIARLNEEQRALERKARLQQEALQREQELQRQREAEKKKKELEKLEELAKQRELERIREAREKQRLEELERRRLAEIRAKEEKRRAEEAARQKEAETLAALERQKELEVQQALKQQQLLDKQRENEARVSGPENHDIQTHALPLIRDQHQQFHRQHLSETSRQSKNKIRGRQRPKTHYQDQQNYREPTTTPSPNQPPLAVYMGSTSSKTANVKVSDVLRILKDAKTIAVLDTVGPDTPQVFVGPTSLDPPTGYAKFDLPYLSSIDHNRVERKVDKLPFFVAPLSFDPPPGYSKIPFPAPHIGSVVVNTLDNAPNPKDSDDQNPSPTPIIEPNSYIDGLDSISDSTTPSYEPQTTISYSPEPLSTPKYEQTYTASPSPGYSGSRFRFRQFYGDNKPASVVSTSYYDDQRTTTKNQKYYDENSRTTEVSIQSPKVETAVSQVEEVSYSTTPSFKEEAIGQQDPSGQLTLINQQLAQQRETQEYNTGGQYSQQNSQSNTGLVGSFGGEITAGDINDVRAPVGPTQYSLPAELPAISPHLPGLVNSLLDKNEAKLHAATTTTTTSTTTTTTTTTQRTPTTTYRPRSRQRSRLVSTRPRTTTETPSTRSNIDRSRRPYNRSRSRFTTTTEEYRESAYEPTKSRIPETTLRYNVEHRRPTSRTHKYRSRDKTSQQSEVLGHAQSPQTEQSYDTVPQSDSNSPMSNGFIQPTRPESSILRQLDSSSSLNDYTPENYPSTIVSTTENYPPLHDVTVNHATALVSEVYSRSHNYAQNIQEDPRYQSSYDQSTLEHTGLEKTPVNGFNYQVQSGESLNQGIVQRPKDYQLDGKAENSDFELATTVDPRLRTPEEQRYSPVYEMNVPQNQPEYSLTGQDNLHRVEGDKIQTSVGDGNPNEQPIFIPLPENKQEDYELSVSSTELPLSDITTETITTSTTPVVIRQRVRARVGTRLHHEPSVQTRNRGSQDEYVRFNVVNQDSTRTTSNRQRVRSRPRTQNHGSQVQTDGNEYIKIHAVQQQRQATTTPAPSTTTTTVRPTEEDIDYGFIRPPNFRPVHPVDNRFQTAVTYRPQLPEVPQESLLPNDEAAVESSPPQTQLLKNRQKYQPTPNRRLPLKPTTLPSPITTPEVTTTTERIPVATVLPDDTIYTVRPRSRPDEIKQTRIRSRIRRPGRKRVSTTSTTESVLEAHNELPLDENYPPIRPQSVTTEQQQEPYDDNYDNGAGFSGGVPNPTEHQFYESSSENYPPEFVLNFGNYPAQAVQRDEYDQTQLVHSNSSPGKYSQTSRTRPSEDNHQTTADIYGAESQWSTKLTRTSFQPSFAVNQVPEGASKSSQWFHESLKNVNPPEIITAAPEVSSVTLVVSSDDKKIEKTQKEEEEDESMLMGTTIFGRKTGIQDHTEKMNMTEMSTNITEIKQKNNSEIEGDQNGNSSLMDKVDSSTEQQSIDFEKIVRKSDNSATGRKIARRRRVRVRVRPAVDDFVTAESQHFNSALNGIFRDQYKYNPIREPKPIAGASASPEKSILRDFLSDILKNDEPTKVTTTEVPETAWTMSPAMTTPMVIPEDVSGTTEIQITTVPTTYKIEETTITESPYEDLLIKIIKKPHDNIKINEQEKKEKNEKKIVTGEKEQQTWETTKKRNRKNFQNTLSFVSIAGKYTTKGNDESKSNDELNDSESFRNIEEISFNQKESNRKNDVLEDRSEVDRDSTIEFEESNKESKDEDYNHPKNHRAKWSEVRYPSAFDHSKSSSWNYDSKTSGKSATTSIPGLVTKKEGDTSVKTLSDYVQAIFDTMKSAEEETTVTNTENSDETTTIGLPVFNTEIPDHVNESKQEILADNEKIFKLKDDEVKMTTQASFEESQTIGDVDENSKESTGTESTTNIDLENATTLGRIDTIADTTMSSTSENYFASDPPLTTLKPSITTLLINSTESILGKVLRTSTTTKVSHMTEICYRGRCVMTRPSRDDQFR; encoded by the exons ATG ATTGTGCGGAGGTGTTTAGCATTAACGGTATCGACCTGTTTGATACTGTCGGTAAAATTCGACGTTGTACAAGCCGAAAGATGGTCGCGACAAGTGTCAAACAGCGAATGGATACCGTTGGCGAATCCTAGGGCCACACAAACTCAACTCGAACAAAATAGCCCAGCTACGGCACCCTTGGCGAGCGGAAGCGCGCAGCTACCTCAACTTCCGCAGCTCTCCTTGCCGCCAGCACTTCAGCAACAGTATCAAGAGCAGTTACTTCAATTGCAAAAGACTCaggaaaatatacaaaagctGTTGCTGCTGCAACAGCAACTTAGAGCTCAGCAACAACTTCTTCAG TCTCAGACTTTCCTACCAAGCGGCTTTAGCAACACAGACGAGGAAAAGCAACTGCATCAAGTCGGATTAGAGGGTACGCAGGTGGCGGATCTTTCGTCGGAAGATCTAGTGCCACCTCTTCCTGCCTCTGAAGCACTACCACCAGTTTTCCCAGCGCAAAACTTCCTCAACCAACGACCTAGACCTCACTCGCCAACGAAACAGGATACGAGCCTTCCCCAAGAGTTCACGAATTTTTCCGGTCAGGACATCAAGAATGGTCAGCTGTTGCAACAAGAGCAAAATATTGGAAATGTTGgacaaattgaaaagaatcAAAGACAAGGCACGAAACAGCTAAAGGAACCGAGTCAGGCCTCTTTGCTGCCTCATGGCGAAAGCGGCCAAGATGAAGAGGAGGAG GTGCAATTAGTTTACGTGCCAGCCGAAACCTTGGCGCAACGAGGTCAGCCGAAAAGAAACCGCGGAAGGAAGCAGTATCCCCTCCGTCAACAACatcaacagcaacagcaacagcaacagcaaccTCAACAACCGCAGCAACATCACGAAAGCCCAAGTGTTGATACTTTGCACGATCAGGATGCATTTGCCCGTCAAATACTACAACAAATCCAACAGGAACGCGAAGAAAAGGCTCAATTCTTCAAAGAAGagcgaatgaaagaaattgcCAGGCTAAACGAGGAACAACGAGCACTGGAAAGAAAAGCGCGCCTCCAACAGGAAGCCCTACAAAGAGAGCAAGAGTTGCAAAGACAACGTGAggcagaaaagaagaaaaaggagttagaaaaattagaagaattagCCAAACAACGAGAACTTGAAAGAATTCGTGAAGCCAGAGAGAAGCAACGGTTGGAAGAACTAGAGAGACGAAGATTAGCAGAGATTCGagcgaaagaggaaaaacgtCGAGCAGAGGAAGCAGCCAGACAGAAAGAAGCTGAAACGCTAGCTGCTTTAGAAAGACAAAAAGAACTAGAAGTCCAGCAGGCTCTAAAGCAACAACAGCTCCTTGACAAACAGCGTGAAAACGAAGCCAGAGTGTCTGGACCAGAGAACCATGATATTCAAACTCATGCTCTTCCCTTGATTAGAGATCAACATCAACAGTTCCATCGTCAACATCTATCAGAAACTTCTAgacaaagtaaaaataaaattagaggCAGGCAAAGACCGAAGACTCATTACCAAGATCAACAAAATTACAGAGAACCGACTACAACGCCATCTCCCAATCAGCCTCCTTTAGCAGTATACATGGGAAGTACCAGTTCAAAGACAGCTAATGTTAAAGTGTCTGACGTATTAAGGATATTAAAGGATGCCAAAACCATAGCTGTTCTGGACACAGTTGGTCCAGATACCCCTCAAGTATTCGTGGGTCCAACTAGTTTGGATCCACCAACAGGTTATGCCAAGTTTGATCTGCCTTATTTATCGTCTATCGATCATAATCGTGTGGAGAGGAAGGTCGACAAATTGCCTTTCTTCGTGGCACCACTCAGCTTTGATCCTCCTCCTGGATATTCCAAAATTCCCTTCCCAGCGCCACATATAGGATCAGTGGTAGTGAACACTTTAGACAACGCTCCAAATCCAAAAGACAGTGATGATCAAAACCCTAGTCCAACTCCTATAATAGAACCTAACTCTTACATAGATGGCTTGGACAGTATATCAGATTCTACTACTCCTTCGTACGAGCCTCAAACAACTATAAGCTACTCTCCAGAACCATTAAGTACTCCTAAATACGAGCAGACATATACAGCATCACCATCTCCCGGATACTCTGGCTCCAGATTCAGATTCAGACAGTTTTATGGTGACAATAAGCCAGCTTCTGTGGTTAGTACTTCCTATTACGACGATCAGAGGACAACTACAAAGAATCAGAAGTACTATGATGAAAACTCGAGAACGACAGAGGTTTCTATTCAAAGTCCAAAAGTGGAAACTGCAGTTAGTCAAGTCGAAGAAGTTTCGTATTCTACTACGCCTAGTTTCAAAGAAGAAGCAATTGGTCAACAGGATCCGTCGGGCCAACTGACGTTAATTAATCAACAGTTGGCTCAGCAGAGGGAGACACAGGAATACAACACTGGAGGGCAATACAGTCAACAGAATTCCCAGTCCAACACTGGTCTCGTTGGTAGTTTCGGCGGTGAAATCACTGCCGGAGACATTAACGACGTTAGAGCTCCCGTTGGACCCACGCAATATAGTTTGCCGGCTGAACTACCGGCGATCTCTCCGCACCTTCCTGGTCTGGTGAATTCTTTATTGGACAAGAATGAGGCGAAACTGCACGCTGCTACGACAACTACGACTACGAGCACCACCACCACTACAACCACTACGACACAGCGTACTCCTACGACAACATATAGGCCACGTAGTAGACAGAG GAGCAGATTAGTTTCTACAAGGCCAAGAACAACAACCGAAACCCCATCGACCAGATCGAACATAGATAGAAGTCGAAGACCGTACAACAGATCCAGATCTAGATTCACGACCACCACAGAGGAGTATCGCGAATCCGCTTACGAGCCAACTAAATCTAGAATCCCAGAAACTACGTTGAGGTATAATGTAGAGCACAGAAGGCCAACCAGTAGAACACATAAGTACAGGAGTCGAGATAAGACCAGTCAGCAATCTGAG GTCCTAGGACACGCTCAGAGCCCGCAGACCGAGCAATCGTACGATACTGTGCCCCAAAGCGATTCGAATTCCCCTATGTCAAACGGGTTCATCCAACCGACCAGGCCAGAGTCGAGTATTCTTCGTCAACTGGATTCATCGTCGAGCTTGAACGACTATACTCCCGAGAATTACCCATCCACCATTGTCAGCACCACCGAAAACTATCCACCTCTTCATGACGTCACAGTGAATCACGCTACAGCGTTGGTTTCTGAAGTTTACTCAAGAAGTCATAACTATGCTCAGAATATTCAGGAAGATCCACGTTATCAATCTAGTTATGATCAATCTACTTTAGAACACACTGGTCTTGAGAAGACTCCAGTGAACGGATTTAATTATCAAGTTCAAAGTGGAGAGTCACTGAATCAAGGAATTGTTCAGAGGCCAAAAGATTATCAGTTAGATGGAAAAGCAGAAAACAGCGATTTTGAATTGGCTACAACTGTTGATCCAAGACTAAGGACACCGGAAGAGCAACGTTATTCTCCGGTTTACGAGATGAACGTACCGCAAAATCAGCCGGAGTACAGTCTCACCGGGCAGGATAATCTGCATCGCGTGGAGGGTGATAAGATTCAAACCAGTGTTGGCGATGGTAATCCTAACGAGCAGCCAATATTTATCCCATTGCCAGAAAATAAACAAGAGGATTATGAGCTGTCTGTTTCCTCCACCGAGCTTCCATTGTCAGAT ATAACAACAGAAACAATCACAACGAGTACCACTCCTGTGGTGATTCGACAACGAGTTCGAGCGCGCGTTGGCACTCGATTGCATCATGAACCTTCGGTTCAGACCCGAAATAGGGGTTCACAGGATGAGTACGTTCGTTTCAACGTGGTGAACCAGGATTCTACTCGAACCACATCCAACAGACAGAGAGTCAGATCCAGACCTCGTACTCAGAATCATGGATCTCAAGTTCAGACAGACGGCAACGAATATATTAAGATTCATGCAGTTCAGCAGCAAAGACAAGCCACTACAACACCAGCGCCATCTACAACAACCACTACAGTGCGTCCAACTGAAGAGGACATTGATTACGGATTTATAAGGCCACCAAACTTCCGACCGGTACATCCGGTGGATAACAGATTTCAGACGGCTGTTACATACCGGCCCCAGCTTCCGGAG GTGCCGCAGGAATCTCTGCTACCAAACGACGAGGCCGCGGTGGAATCGAGTCCTCCACAGACGCAGCTGTTAAAAAACCGTCAGAAGTATCAGCCAACTCCCAATCGTCGTCTACCACTGAAACCTACAACCTTACCATCGCCCATAACGACGCCAGAAGTCACCACCACAACTGAAAGAATACCTGTTGCCACAGTGCTTCCAGATGACACGATATACACTGTTAGGCCAAGATCTAGACCAGACGAGATAAAACAAACTAGAATAAGAAGTAGAATACGACGACCTGGTAGAAAACGTGTATCTACCACTAGTACAACCGAGTCTGTACTAGAAGCGCATAACGAGCTGCCATTGGACGAAAATTATCCACCTATACGACCACAATCTGTGACCACAGAGCAACAACAGGAGCCATACGACGATAATTACGATAACGGTGCAGGATTCTCCGGTGGAGTACCTAATCCAACTGAACATCAATTCTACGAGTCCTCTAGTGAGAAC TATCCACCCGAGTTCGTCCTAAACTTTGGTAACTATCCAGCGCAGGCTGTTCAACGTGACGAATACGACCAGACTCAACTAGTTCACTCCAATAGTTCACCAGGGAAATACAGCCAGACTTCAAGAACGAGACCTTCAGAAGACAATCACCAGACGACGGCAGACATTTACGGAGCTGAGAGTCAATGGTCTACAAAGCTGACAAGAACTTCGTTCCAACCGAGTTTCGCAGTGAATCAGGTCCCAGAGGGGGCTTCTAAGAGCAGTCAATGGTTCCATGAAtccttaaaaaatgttaaccCACCAGAGATAATCACAGCAGCACCAGAAGTTTCGTCTGTAACACTGGTAGTCTCTTCAGATGAtaagaagatagaaaaaacgcaaaaagaagaagaagaagatgaatcAATGTTAATGGGTACCACAATATTTGGTAGGAAAACTGGTATACAGGATCATACTGAGAAGATGAATATGACTGAAATGAGCACTAATATAACAGAGATTAAACAGAAGAATAATAGTGAGATTGAAGGTGATCAGAATGGAAATTCTTCTTTGATGGATAAGGTTGACAGTTCTACTGAGCAGCAAAGTATTGATTTCGAGAAGATTGTGAGGAAAAGCGATAATTCCGCAACTGGGAGGAAG ATCGCACGGAGAAGAAGAGTCCGCGTTCGAGTCAGACCAGCGGTGGACGATTTCGTCACTGCCGAGTCCCAGCACTTCAACTCTGCCCTAAACGGTATATTCCGAGACCAATATAAGTACAACCCCATCCGTGAGCCGAAACCTATTGCAGGAGCTTCAGCTTCGCCTGAGAAATCGATTTTACGAGACTTTCTATCAGATATTCTAAAGAACGACGAACCTACGAAAGTCACAACCACTGAGGTACCTGAAACCGCATGGACAATGTCTCCAGCCATGACCACTCCTATGGTGATCCCTGAAGACGTCAGTGGAACTACAGAAATCCAGATTACCACAGTTCCAACCACTTATAAGATTGAAGAAACAACAATCACAGAATCGCCTTATGAAGATctacttattaaaataattaaaaaaccacatgataatataaagataaacgaacaagagaaaaaagaaaagaacgagaagaagatAGTTACTGGAGAGAAGGAACAGCAAACCTGGGAAACAACGAAGAAACGGAACCGGAAGAATTTTCAGAACACTCTCAGTTTTGTCTCAATAGCGGGTAAATATACAACCAAAGGTAATGATGAGAGCAAGTCTAATGACGAATTAAATGATTCAGAATCATTTCgaaatatagaagaaataagttttaatCAGAAAGAATCGAATAGGAAGAATGATGTGCTGGAGGATCGCAGTGAGGTAGATAGAGACAGTACAATAGAGTtcgaagaaagtaataaagaaTCAAAAGACGAGGATTATAACCATCCCAAGAATCACAGGGCCAAATGGAGCGAGGTGAGATACCCATCTGCCTTCGATCACTCCAAATCATCCAGCTGGAATTACGATTCAAAAACGAGTGGTAAATCTGCCACAACGTCGATTCCGGGGTTAGTAACAAAGAAGGAAGGAGACACCAGTGTAAAGACACTCTCAGATTACGTTCAAGCGATCTTCGATACTATGAAGAGTGCTGAGGAGGAGACAACAGTAACCAACACAGAAAATTCAGATGAAACCACCACCATTGGGCTTCCTGTATTTAATACAGAGATTCCAGATCATGTTAATGAATCAAAGCAAGAAATATTAGCGGATaatgaaaagatttttaaattaaaagacgATGAAGTTAAAATGACTACTCAAGCGAGCTTTGAAGAGTCACAGACAATTGGAGATGTTGATGAAAATAGTAAGGAATCGACGGGGACTGAATCCACGACGAATATCGATCTGGAGAACGCGACGACCTTGGGACGAATCGACACGATTGCAGACACAACGATGAGTTCTACGTCCGAGAATTATTTCGCAAGTGATCCTCCTCTGACGACTCTGAAACCGAGTATCACcactttattaattaattcgacaGAATCAATATTAGGAAAGGTCCTGCGAACCTCAACAACTACCAAGGTCTCGCATATGACGGAGATTTGCTACAGAGGCCGATGCGTGATGACGAGGCCCAGTCGAGACGATCAGTTCAgatga